In Streptomyces sp. NBC_00344, the genomic window CACCGGCAGCGATCGGGAGTACGCCTCGTGGCAGCGGTTCTACGAGCAGACGCGCCACGTCGCCGAGCGGGTCTTCCCCACACTCACCGAGCCGCTGCCCAGCCGTGCGGCGCTGCGCCGGCGGATCGGCGACGACCAGGTCTGGCAGATGCTCTTCGAACAGCCCATCGGCGCCACCATCGAGGAGAGGTTCGATGACGATCTCGTCCGCGGGGTCGTCCTGACCGATGCCCTGATCGGCACCTTCGCCGACGCCCATGATCCGTCACTTCAGCAGAACCGGTGTTTCCTCTATCACGTCATCGGCAACGGCACGGGCGACTGGAACGTCCCGGTGGGCGGCATGGGCGCGCTCACCGACGCGCTGGCCGCGGCTGCTCGCGGTGCCGGTGCCGAGATCGTCACAGGACACGAGGCCACCCGCATCGAGACCGACGGCAGTCATGCGGCGGTCACCTTCCGGAACGACGACGCCGAAGCCTCGGTCGGGGCCGGCCACGTCCTGGTGAACGCCTCCCCCCAGGCGCTGGCCACGCTGCTCGGCGAGCGGCAGCCGAAGCCTGCCGAGGGCGCCCAGCTGAAGGTCAACATGCTGTTGCGCAGGCTGCCCCGGCTGCGTGACCGCACCGTCGACCCACGCGAGGCCTTCGCCGGTACCTTCCACATCGCCGAGGGGTACGGGCAGCTTGCCGACGCGTACGCCCAGGCCGCCGACGGCCGGCTCCCGGACGCGCCACCGTCCGAGATCTACTGTCATTCGCTGACCGATCCGTCGATCCTCGGCCCTTCGCTGGCAGCCGAGGGTTACCAGACCCTCACACTCTTCGGACTGCACACCCCGGCCGGGCTCTTCGCACAGGACAACGACACGGTGCGTGACACCCTGCTGAAAGCGACTCTCGCCCAGCTGGACGCGCATCTGGAGGAGTCCGTGGCCGACTGCCTGGCACTGGACGAGGACGGCCGCCCCTGCATCGAAGCGAAGACCCCGCTCGACCTGGAACGCGAACTGCGGTTGCCCGGAGGCAACATCTTCCATCGGGACCTCGCCTTTCCCTACGCCGCGGACGACGAGGAGAACGCCGCCGGCACCTCGGCCGCCGCGGGCCGGTGGGGTGTGGGCACGGCGCACGCGAATGTCCTGCTGTGCGGCGCGGGCGCCGTCCGGGGCGGCGGGGTCAGCGGCATTCCCGGCCACAACGCTGCGATGTGCGTCCTCGGGGAGTGACGGTCAGGATCCGATCGGATTGACGAAGGTCGCCGGGTGGGTGGCGCCGTCCTGCTGAGTGACGGCGCCACCGAACGGCCACCGCAGCTCGAACTGCTTCTTCTCGTCGGGCGGGGTGATACGCACCAGACCGGGTTCGAAGGTGCCGGACCCCTTCTGGGTGGTGGCGCCGAGGGTGATGCTGAAATCGGTGCTGTCGCCGGGCGCCAGCGAGATGGCGGTGACCGGCTTCGATGAACGGGACAGGGACCAGGTGCCGTCGTCGGACTGGTTACCGACGACGTCCACGCCGGGGAAGCCGCTGAGCGTGCAACTGTGTGAGCCGATGTTGGTGAAGGCGACGGAAGCCCGCGTCTGGTTCTCGGACTTCATGTCGGGGACCGCGTCGCCACCGGTGGCGAAGGCCGCCTTCAGGTCAGCGGTGTGACACCGGGCCGCGCCGGAGGCGCCGTTCGTCGAGCCCTTGCCCGAGCTCCCCCTGCTCGCGCTCCCCTTGGAGCTGCCGCCCGCGGAACTGCCGCCTGTGGAGGAGCCGTTGGATGACGCGGTGCCGGACCCGCCGGAACCGGCTGTCGTCGTGTCCTTGCCACCGGTACTGGCGTCGGACGCGGTGGAACTGTCCGACGCGGCCGATCCCTTGGTGTCCGAAGAGGAAGAACATGCGCCGGCGCCGAGACCCAGCGCTGTCACGGCGATGACGGCGGCAAGACGGCGGGAGAGTCGGTTCGGCTGTGCGTGCATGAGTGCGGGCCCCAGGTGTCGGCGGAAGCAGGTGATCTACGTCAGGCATCACGCACGGAGCACCGGGGGCAGTTGCGCCGGAGGCAGAACAGCTGCATGTGACATGGAACTCCGCCCGGCGGGGGAACCCGCCAGGCGAACGGGGCATCACACCACGCGCCCGGCGGTTCAGTCCTCGGAACGTGTCCATCCCGCGGCCTCGATCCGCGCCGCGTCACCGGGCCTGGCCTCGTCGAAGACCGTCCGCCGGCCGTCCTCGACCATGACTCCGTCGACGTACACCCCCCGCCCCACATACAGCGGATCGGTCGTGCAACGCCAGCGCAACCGCACCTCCTTGCCGTGCCACGCGGCGAGATCCGCGTCCAGCCGGTGCCACACCCGCCCGGACCATCCGTCGAGCGAGCCGGTCGGATGAGGCTCCGGCGCCCCGCCCCGGCGCGTGGTGGAGAAGGGCACCGGCTGCCAGGCGGCCCCTGAGTCCGCCGCGCACTCCAGGAACAGGAAGTCGGAGTGCGGCTCGGTGTCCCACCAGAGGGAGGCCGTCAGGTGCGTCCGCGCCGAGGGTGGAGTGAGCGGGGGCAGCGTGAGGGTGGCCGTGGTGGCGCTCGCCATACCGGAGAACCACGCTGTCCGCCCCTGGGCCGGAGGTACCGGCACCGCACGGGCGAGATGGTTCGCCGCGGCGACCCGTGGGGCGCTTCCGCTGCGCCAGTTGCGCACCGGGTGGACCGAGTTCCCCAGCACGATCAGAAAGGAGTCCGTGGAAGGGTCGAGCACCAGGCTGGTTCCGGTGAAGCCGGTGTGTCCGGCGGTGCGCGGGGTGGCCATCGCGCCCATGTACCAGTGCTGGTAGAGCTCGAAGCCGAGACCGTGATTGTCGCCGGGGAAGGCCGAGTTGAAGTCGGTGAACAGCAGGTCCACCGAATCACTGCGCAGAATGCGGGCCTTTCCGTAGGCACCCCCGTTCAGCAGTGTGCGGGCGAGGACGGCCAGGTCCCAGGCACAGGAGAAGATCCCGGCGTGTCCGGCGACGCCGCCGAAGCTGTAGGCGTTCTCGTCGTGCACCTCTCCCCAGACGAGCCCGCGGTCGAGTCCCGACCAGGGCAGCCGGGCGTCCTCGGTGGCGGCGATCTTCGGCTTCCAGGCGGCGGGCGGGTTGTAGCGGGTCCGGTCCATGCCGAGCGGGTCGGTGATCCCCTCGCGGAGCAGGACGTCCAGAGTGCTGCCTGTGATGGACTCAAGGACCAGCTGCAGCGAGATGAGATTGAGGTCGGAGTAGAGATACGCGGTCCCGGGTGCGTTGATCGGCGCCTCGTTCCACAGCAGCCGCAGTCGGGCATCCCGTGTCTGCTCCTTGTAGAGCGCCAGCGTCGCGCGGAAGCCCGAGGTATGGGTGAGGAGCTGGCGCACCGTCACATCCTGCTTGCCTGCGGCGGCGAACTCAGGGATGTAGGAAGCCACCTTCGCCGTCGCGTCGAGCGCGCCACGTTCGATCTGCTGCACCGCGAGGAGCGAGGTGAACAGCTTGGTGACGGAGGCCAGATCGTAGACCGTGTCCTCGGCCGTCGGGATCTGCCGGTCCGCCGGGAACTCCACGCCGGTGTCCGACGTCTCGTCGTACGCCGCATAGCGCACGGCGCGGCCGATCGGCCGGTGCAGCGCCACGGTCCCGCCCCGCCCCGCGAGCAGCACCGCGCCCGCGTACCAGGGGTGCGTGGGTGAGGGGCCGAGGAAGGTCTCCGCGTCCTTCACCAGCTGGTCCAGATGTGCGGAGAGCAGCCCTGCCTGCTCGGCGGAGCCGTGCCGCAGCGTCGTACGGCGCGAACGGGACCCCCGGCCCCGCGCGTCACGTACACCGGCGCCTTCGGCCGCGGCCGCCGGGCCGGCCGGGAGAGCCGCCAGCACCAGTGCTCCGCCGAGAGCCAGGACCCCGCCCCCGAGCCGGCGCCTGCTGATGTCCCCGCCCGCTGCGCTCTCGCCCATCAGCACTCCCTGAAAGTATTTTTCGAAGTCTTGGCCGGCCTCGGAAGCTTTCTGCCATCGGTGCGCGGGTGTCAACCCTCGGTGCGCTGTCCACCGGGCCACCCGGCGCAGCGCGACGAGCGGACCACCGGCCCCTCTGGCAGCGTGATCGCCATGAGTACGGGCACCGCGGCGCTGACACGGCAGTGGACCATCTGGGTGCCGCTGGTGGCGGTGGTGGCTCTGGCCGTCGCCTGGGGGCGCGACCTGCCCGGTTTCGCGGTCGCCCTGGTGGCGCTCTGTCTGGCCGGGGCCGTCCTGGCCGCGGTGCACCACGCCGAGGTCATCGCCCACCGGGTGGGGGAGCCCTTCGGATCACTGGTGCTCGCGGTGGCCGTCACCATCATCGAAGTCGCCCTCATCGTCACCCTGATGGCCGACGGAGGGACCAAGTACTCCGCTCTGGCCCGCGACACGGTGTTCGCCGCGGTCATGATCACCTGCAACGGGATCGTCGGCATCTCCCTCCTGGTGGGGGCGGTACGCCGCAGGGTCGCCGTCTTCAACGCGGAGGGGTCCGGCACCGCTCTGTCGGCGGTCGCCGCACTGGCCGCCCTCACGCTGGTGCTCCCGACGTTCACCACCAGCAGGCCCGGCCGTGAATTCTCCGGACCACAGCTGACTTTCGCGGCGATCGCCTCGATCTGTCTCTACGGGCTCTTCGTCGCGGTACAGACCGTGCGGCACCGGGACTACTTCCTCCCCGTCACCCAGGAGGGCACGATCCAGGACTCCGGTGGCCACGCCCCGCCACCCGGCCGGGTGGCGGCGCTGTGGAGCCTGGCGTTGCTGCTCGTCGCGCTCATCGCGGTGGTGGGCAACGCGAAGGCGATCTCGCCCACGCTGGAGACCGGTGTCGAGGCCGCCGGTCTGCCCCATGCGGTGGTCGGGGTGATCATCGCGCTGCTGGTGCTGCTGCCCGAGACCCTGGCCGCCGTGCGGGCCGCTCGCCGGGACCGCGTCCAGACCAGTCTCAATCTGGCGCTGGGCTCGGCGATGGCGAGCATCGGTCTGACCATTCCCGCCATCGCGCTGGCCTCCGTCTGGCTCACCGGTCCGCTGCTGCTCGGCCTGGACGCCACCCATATGGTTCTGCTCGTACTCACCGTCCTGGTGGGCGCCCTGACCATCGTCCCCGGGCGGGCCACGTTGATGCAGGGCGGTATCCATCTGGCGGTGTTCGCCGCCTTCGTGTTCCTTGCCATCAGCCCCTGACTCGCCGTCGTCCGGCCGCGGACGTCCCGCAGTGGCGCTCCGGTCACGACGCCCGGGCCGCATCGCCGTGACCGGCCGGGAGCAGCCGTTCCCCTTGACCTGATTCCGGACGGAACGCAGGATCACGCCATGACCGCAGCACGCAGCAATACAGTCGACGGGATCCTGCGCCGCAGCGCACGGCGAGTGCCCGGGCGCACCGCGGTGCGCTACGGGAACCGCTCATGGACCTATGCGGCGCTGGACGAGGCGGTGACCACCGCAGCCGCCGTACTCGCCGGACACGGGCTGCGGCCCGGAAGCCGGGTCGCCTCCTACGGCCACAACTCGGACGCCTACCTCATCGGGTTCCTCGCCTGCGCCCGGGCGGGACTGGTGCACGTCCCGGTGAATCAGAACCTCACGGGCGACGACCTGGCGTACATCCTCGGTCAGTCGGGCAGCGCGCTGGTGCTCACCGATCCGGACCTGGCCGTCCGTGTGCCAGGGGAACTGCCGGTACGTCTGCTGCGCGACAGTGACGACTCGCTGCTGGCGGAACTGGGCACGCCACGGCCGTTCGACCCGGAGCCCGCGCCCGAGTCGGAGGACCTGGTCCAACTGCTCTACACCTCGGGCACGACGGCGCTCCCCAAAGGCGCCATGATGACGCACCGTGCGCTGGTGCACGAGTACGTCAGCGCCATCCATGCCCTGGACCTGAGGGAGACCGACCGGCCCGTCCATTCGCTGCCGCTCTACCATTCGGCGCAGCTGCATGTCTTTCTGCTGCCGTATCTGGCGGTGGGCGCGGAGAACACGATCCTCGACGCACCGGACGCCGCGACGATCTTCGACCTGGCCGAGGCCGGCCGGGCCGACAGTCTCTTCGCACCACCCACCGTCTGGATCGGCCTGGCGAACCATCCCGACTTCGCCTCCCGAGATCTGGGCGGACTGCGCAAGGCTTTCTACGGCGCCTCGATCATGCCGGTGCCCGTCCTGGAGCGGTTGCGTGAGCGGCTGCCCGGCCTCGCCTTCTACAACTGCTTCGGACAGAGCGAGATCGGCCCGCTGGCCACCGTCCTGGGCCCGGACGAGCACCGGGGACGGATGGACTCCTGCGGCAGGCCCGTCCTCTTCGTCGAGGCCAGAGTGGTCGACGAGGACGGAAAGGAGACGCCGGACGGAACGGCGGGAGAAGTCGTCTACCGCTCGCCGCAGCTCTGCGAGGGCTACTGGGGCAAACCGGAGGAGACGGCCGAGGCGTTCAGGGACGGCTGGTTCCACTCCGGAGATCTGGCGGTGCGCGACGCGGAGGGCTACTTCACCGTGGTCGACCGGGTGAAGGACGTCATCAACTCAGGTGGTGTACTGGTCGCTTCACGTCAGGTCGAGGACGCCCTCTACACCCACCCCGCTGTCGCCGAGGCGGCCGTCGTGGGGCTTCCCGACGAGCGCTGGATCGAGGCCGTGACGGCTGTGGTGGTGACACGGCACCAGGTCACCGAGGACGAACTCGTTCTGCACGCACGGGAGATGCTGCCGCACTTCAAGGCACCCAAGCGCATCCTGTTCGTCGACTCGCTGCCGCGCAACGCCAGCGGGAAGATCCTCAAACGTGAACTCCGGGACCGCTTCGCAGATCCACAACCCTCTTGATCTTCCCCACCGATCGCTCCAGCGTCTCCGGGTCGACGATCTCGACCTGCACGGAGAGCCCGATGGAGTCCTTGACGGCCGCCGCGACCCGCCCCGCCGCCGCGTCGCGGACCTGCGGAGAACTGTCCGCCCGCGCCTCCACCCGCACGGTCAGTGCGTCCATCCGGCCCTCCCGGGTGAGCCGCAGCTGGAAGTGCGGCGCGAGTCCGGGGGTGCGCAGCACGATTTCCTCGACCTGGGTCGGAAAGAGGTTGACGCCACGCACGATCATCAGGTCGTCGCTCCGGCCGGTGATCTTCTCCATCCGCCGGAAGACCCGTGCGGTGCCGGGCAGCAGCCGGGTCAGGTCCCTGGTCCGGTAACGGATCACCGGCATCGCCTCCTTGGTGAGGGAGGTGAAGACCAGCTCGCCCCGCTCACCGTCGGGCAGCACCTCACCGGTGACCGGGTCGACCACCTCCGGATAGAAGTGGTCCTCCCAGATGTGCAGACCGTCCTTGGTCTCGACGCATTCCTGTGCGACACCTGGCCCCATGACCTCGGAGAGTCCGTAGATGTCGACGGCGTCGATCGCGAACCGCTGCTCGATCTCCTTGCGCATCTCCTCGGTCCACGGCTCCGCACCGAAGATGCCGATTTCGAGTGAGGTGGTCCGCGGGTCGATCCCCTGACGTTCGAACTCGTCGAGCAGGGTCAGCATGTAGGTCGGAGTCACCATGATGATCTCGGGGCGGAAATCCTGGATCAGCTGTACCTGGCGTGCGGTCATCCCGCCCGACGCGGGGATCACCGTGCAGCCGAGCCGCTCCGCCCCGTAGTGCGCCCCCAGACCACCGGTGAACAGTCCGTATCCGTAGGCCACATGGACCTTGTGCCCGGGACGGCCGCCGGCTGCCCGGATCGAACGGGCCACCACATCCGCCCAGGTGGAAAGGTCCCGCTCGGTGTAGCCGACAACGGTCGGGCGGCCGGTGGTTCCGCTGGAGGCGTGGATGCGGCGGACGTCGGCCTGCGGCACGGCGAACATCCCGAAGGGATAGTGGTCGCGCAGGTCGGCCTTGGCGGTGAAGGGGAAGCGGCCCAGGTCGGCGAGTGTCCGGCAGTCGTCGGGGCGCAGGCCGGCCCTGTCGAATGATTCCCGGTAGAAACGGACGTTCTCGTAGGCGTGCCGCAGGGTGGCACGCAGCCGCTCGATCTGCAGCGCTTCGAGCTCCTGACGGCCGAGCTGCTCCATCGTATCCAGCAAGGGTGTCATAGGGGCCACTCCTGTCCCGCCCGGACGACCGATCATTCGGTCGATCTGTTCGTGATCAGTAATTCAGGAGCGAGGGGGAGCGTCAAGGGATCCGCCGGGACATCCGCCGGGACGGAGAACGGGAGGCCGCGGACGGATCCCGTCGGTCCGCCGGGCAGGCCTGGCGGGACCGACGGGTCCTGAGGCAGGCATCAGTGGTGCGGCGCCGGGAGTCCGGCGGCCGGACGCCGGGCGATCAGCAGGGACAGCAGCGCACCCGCCCCGCACACCGCCCCGACGGAGAACCACAGCGGGTCGTACGAGCCGAAGGCGTCCCGGGCCGCCCCGCCGGCCAGGGCGGCGAGTCCGGCGCCCAGCTGATGCGCGGTCGTCACCCAGCCGAAGACGACCGGACTGTCACTGCCGTACAGCTCCCGGCAGAGGGCGAGCGTCGGCGGCACGGTGGCCACGTCCAGAAGCCCGAAGAGCACGACGAAAGCGACCATCGGAGGCCCGACGGTGGATGTCATCAGCATCGGCAGGCACAGCAGCGTCACGCCGCGCAGAGCGTAGTACGCGGAGAGCAGCCGGCGGGGATCGAGGCGGTCGGTCAGCCAGCCGGAGAACACCGTGCCCCCGACGTTGAAGACACCGATCAGTGCGAGCAGCGACGACGCGGTGGTCGCCGGCATCCCGTGGTCATGGGCGGCCGGTGTGAAGTGGGCCCACATCACACCGTTGGTCGAGGCCCCGCAGATCGCGAACGTGGCGGCGAGCAGCCAGAAGGGGGCGGTCCGCGCGGCCGTACCGAGGACCCCCGCGGTACGGGCCGCCGTGCCGCGCACACGTACCGGACCGTGGTCCAACTCCCGCGCGCCGTAGGCCCGTAGACCGGAGCCGGCGGGACGGTCACGAAGCAGGACGAGCACCGGCGGCAGCACCGCGACCGCGATCAGGGCGAGCAGTACGGCCGCGGTCCGCCACCCGCGCCCTGTCACCACCCACGACAGCAGCGGCAGGAAGACGAACTGGCCGAAGACCCCGGCGGCGGTGAGAATCCCGGCGACGAGCCCGCGGCGGCGGACGAACCAGCGGCTGGTGACGGTGGCCGCGAAGGTCAGCGCCATGGAACCGGACCCCAGCCCGATGAGCACGCCCCACGTCAGCACGTACTGCCAGGGTGCGGTCATCGCGGTGCTCAGCAGTGCTCCCGCGGCGACCAGGGCCAGCGCCCCGCCCACCACCCGGCGCATGCCGAAGCGGTCCATCAGTGCGGCGGCGAACGGCGCGATGATTCCGTACAGCACCATGTTCACGGAGGCGGCGAAGCCGATCGAGCCGCGCGACCAGCCGAACTCCCGGTGCAGGGGGCCGACGAAGAGCCCCGCCGTGGTGGTGAACGCTCCGGCGGCGACGATGGCCAGTGCTGCCGCGCCGGCCACCCACCATGCGGGATGAATGCGCCTTCGCTGCCGTACGGGACCCGGATGCCGGGTGACGATGTCTGCCATGTACCGACCCTGCGCCGGAGGGCCGAGACCTGGCCAGTGGCGAGAAGGACAGGATGTGCAAGGATCTCGCCATGGGATTTGCCGGCACGGGAACCGACGAAGGACAGCCTCACCGAGTGGCGGTTCTCGTCCGGCCCGGGCTGCTCCCGATGGAGCTGGGCATCGTCCACCAGCTGTTCCGCCAGGCGAGGTCGGCCGCCGGCGAACCGCTGTACGAGGTCCTGACCTGCACCGTCGAGCCCGGTGAGGTGCGTACCTCGGCCGACGTCACGGTCAATGTCGTCCATGGCCCCGATCTGCTCGCCGAGGCGGACACCGTCGTCGTTCCGGCCTCCGACGAGGACTACGGGCCCCGCTCGGAACCGCGGCTGCCGCCCGCACTCGCCGAGGCGTTCGCCCGGGTCCGTCCCGGCACCCGCCTCGCCTCTGTCTGCACGGGCTCCTTCGTCCTCGCGGCAGCCGGTTTCCTGGACGGCAGGCGCGCCACCACGCACTGGCGCTCGGCGGGGGATCTGCGGCGTCTTCATCCGTCCGTCGATGTCGACCCCGATGTGCTCTACACGGACGACCGCAATGTCCTCACCTCGGCGGGAGTGGCCTCGGGCATCGATCTGTGTCTGCACATGATCCGCAGTGATCACGGGGTGTCGGTCGCCAACGAGGTGGCGCGCTCCACGGTCGTACCGCCCCACCGGGAGGGCGGCCAGGCACAGTTCATCCCCTGTCCGGTGCCCGCTCCCGAGCAGTCGTCGACCGGCCGCGCACGGTCCTGGGCCCTCGAGCATCTGGGTGACCGCCTCACCCTCGCCGCCCTCGCGGAGCGCGCATCGATGAGTACCCGCAGTTTCTCGCGCCGCTTCTGCGAGGAGGTCGGGCTCACTCCTGTCCAGTGGCTGACCCAGCGGCGCGTCGACCGTGCGAGGCAACTCCTCGAGGAGACCGACCTGCCCGTGGACCGGGTTGCGGCCGATGCCGGGTTCGGGACCGCGGCATCCCTGCGCATCCGTCTGCACGAGGCGCTGGGAGTCTCTCCGAGTGCTTACCGCACGACGTTTCGCGGCGGCAGGCACTGAGCGGCGAAGGTCACGCCAGGGTCCGGCGGTCAGTACCCGCGCCGGTCCTGTCGTGGCCTGTTCGTCATCCGCGCCGATCGCTAGGGTGGCTCCCGGACGACGAACGCGGGAGGAGTACGGACGTGGCCGAGAGCACCACCCCTCAGCGCACCCTTGCCGGCTGGGACAAGCCGGAAATCGATCTCACCCATGCGGACTGGCAGTCGGGGAGCCAGGGCCGGGGCGATGTACAGATCGCCTTTGTGGAGGGCTTCATCGCGATGCGCAACGCGGGCAAACCGGGCAGCCCGTCACTGATCTTCAATCCGGGCGAGTGGCGGGCATTCGTCCTGGGCGCCCGTGACGGGGATTTCGATCTGACCTGACCGGCTACGGGTGCGGGCCGGCGGCTGATGGCAGGGCGCGCTGCCACGCCCCGCGTTGCGTGCGCTACTTCCTCAAGGAGCACCCGCGCCAGGAATGGTGCAAGCCTTCCCGCGGGAATCGCGCGCGGGTGGCGCGCCACCATGCACGCCGGAAGGATCCGGCTGCCCGGGCGGACGCCGGCGTCCCGGAGCCAACCCGCTGAGCGACCGCGTCCGGGTTTTCCGCAACAGCTCACACCGCGCGCGCGGCGGCGTACGCTGAGCTCTCTCACGGACGTACGACCGCCGGCGCGTCACGCGCGGGTACGCACGCCCGAGCAGGGGGGTGCGCCATGATCAGACGTCGGCTGCTCGAACGCGAAGCCGAACTCGCCGCTGCCGACGAGGCGTTGCGGGAACTCACCGGACTCCGCCGCGACGAGGGGGAGCCACCGGTGCGGCCACGCGGTGCGCTGCTCGCATACGCAGGACCGGCCGGGCTGGGCAAGACGACGGTACTCGCCGAGGTCCGGCGACGCGCCGCGGCGCAGGGCTGCACCGTTCTGTCCGCGCGGGGCAGCGACCAGGAACAGCAAGTTGCCTTTCACGTGGCCCGCCAGCTGATCCAGCCCCAGCTCGCGGGATCGTCCGATGCCCAACTCCGGGCCTCCCTCGGCAGCTGGTACGCGATCGTCGGCCCTGCCCTCGGTCTGTGCACGGCAGAAAGCGGAGCGCCGCCGGACCCCCAGGGCCTCCGCGACGGCCTCGACTGGGTACTCACCCATCTCGCCGTGCAGCGCGCGCCGTTGGTGCTTGTCCTCGACGACGCCCACTGGGCCGACCCGGAGTCGCTCAGCTGGCTCTCGTCCTTCGCGCCCCGTGCCGAAGACCTGCCGATGCTCCTCGTCGTCGCGTATCGCCCGGACGAACTCCCGGACCATGCACAGGAGTTCAGAGGGCTGCCGGGGCGGGCCGGACACCGTCCCATCGATCTGGAACCGCTCACAGCGACAGCTGTCGGCCGGCTGGTGCGCGAGCGCGTCGGTGCGCACGCGGACGACGCGTTCTGCCGCGAGTGCTGGGCCGTCACCGCGGGCAACCCGTTCGAGGCCGTCGAGCTCACCGCCAAGGTCCATGACCGGGGGCTGGCCCCCAGTGAGGACAGTGCTCATCTGCTGAGGGACCTGGCCGCCGCGGTCAAGGGCAGCGGTCTCGTCGCCCGTCTCGAACGGCTCGGTCCTTCCACCGTGCGGTTCGCCTGGGCCTGCGCCGTGGTCGGCACCGGCATCTCCCCGGAACTGGCCGCGGACATCGCGGGGCTGGGTACCGAGGAGGCCGCCGACGCGGCCGACAGGCTGCGGGACGCGCGTATCCTCACCGGTTCCGACGCCCTGGAATTCGTTCATCCGCTGATCGCCACCGCCGTCTACCGCGCCATTCCCGACGGTGTGCGGGTCGCTCTGCACGGTCAGGCCGCCTGGTCCGTCATCGACGCCGGTCTGGGGTCCCCGGCGGCTGCCCGTCACCTGCTCGAAACGCACCCGGAAGGCGACCCCTGGGTCGTGCGTCACCTGCGGGCGGCGGCGGGCGAGATGCTGAGGGCCGGTGCCCCCGACGCGGCACGACGTTATCTGGCACGCGCACTGCGGGAGCCACCGCCGTTCGACGACCGGGCGAGCGTGCTCTACGAGCTGGGGTGCTCCTCCCTGCTCACCGAGCCCGCCACCACCGTCAACCATCTGCGGGCCGCACTCGAGGAGCCGATCGCCGCTCCCGGAATCCGGCAGGGCATTGTCTACCGGCTCGCCCAGGTCCTGGCCCACAGCGACCGGCTCGCCGAGGCGACCGAGACCCTGGGCCGTGAGCTGAGCCTGACATCGGACGCCAGGACCCGGCTGCGGATCCAGTCGGAAAAGTTCATGTGGGACGCCTTCCGTTCGGACGAACCCGACTCGCCGGCCCGCTCCAGGCGTCTGGCCAGGCTCGCCGACCGGCTGACCGGACGCGATCTCACGGAGCGCTACATCATCGGGCTGCGGGCCTGGGACGCCACCCTCAGGGGCGAACCTTCGGACATCGCGCTGCACCAGGCCGAGCGGGCCCTCGAAGGCGGTCTGAGCTGGGCCGACGAGAGCCGGGGCTTCGAGGTACCGGTCCTGACCGCCCTGGTGTTCATGTACGCCGACCGGCCCGGCAGGGCCGAGGAGCTCTTCGCCGGAGGCACCGCTGAATTCGAACGCCAGGGGTGGCGTGGTGCCCATCTGTCCTTCGCGTACACCCTGCTCGCCTATATCCGCTTCCGCCGCGGACGGCTCATCGAGGCGGAGGAATTCGTCCGGGCAGGCATGCGCCTGGCCGAGCGGGTGGGCACCCGTACGCCCGTGCAGTTCTATGCGACCGGCGTCCTCATCGAGGTCCTGCTGGCCCGCGGGAAGGTCGAAGAGGCCGCAGCGGCCGCCGAGCAGTACGGCTTCGGTGAGCCCTTCCCCGCCGCAGTGACCTTCCCCGACTCGCAGACCGTGTACGGCGAGCTCATGCTGGCCTGCGGCAAGGTCAAGGAGGCGGTGGCTCAGCTCTCCGCCGCGGGGCGCAGGCTCGAGCCGCGGGGGATCCGCAACCCGGCCTGGTGTCC contains:
- a CDS encoding phytoene desaturase family protein, whose protein sequence is MPAHDSYDVVIVGGGHNGLVAAAYLARAGRSVLVLERLGQTGGAAVSTSPFAGVDVRLSRYSYLVSLLPQKIVRDLGLRFAVSERTISSYTPAVRDGRPTGLLVGGGADRTRESFAALTGSDREYASWQRFYEQTRHVAERVFPTLTEPLPSRAALRRRIGDDQVWQMLFEQPIGATIEERFDDDLVRGVVLTDALIGTFADAHDPSLQQNRCFLYHVIGNGTGDWNVPVGGMGALTDALAAAARGAGAEIVTGHEATRIETDGSHAAVTFRNDDAEASVGAGHVLVNASPQALATLLGERQPKPAEGAQLKVNMLLRRLPRLRDRTVDPREAFAGTFHIAEGYGQLADAYAQAADGRLPDAPPSEIYCHSLTDPSILGPSLAAEGYQTLTLFGLHTPAGLFAQDNDTVRDTLLKATLAQLDAHLEESVADCLALDEDGRPCIEAKTPLDLERELRLPGGNIFHRDLAFPYAADDEENAAGTSAAAGRWGVGTAHANVLLCGAGAVRGGGVSGIPGHNAAMCVLGE
- a CDS encoding DUF4232 domain-containing protein encodes the protein MHAQPNRLSRRLAAVIAVTALGLGAGACSSSSDTKGSAASDSSTASDASTGGKDTTTAGSGGSGTASSNGSSTGGSSAGGSSKGSASRGSSGKGSTNGASGAARCHTADLKAAFATGGDAVPDMKSENQTRASVAFTNIGSHSCTLSGFPGVDVVGNQSDDGTWSLSRSSKPVTAISLAPGDSTDFSITLGATTQKGSGTFEPGLVRITPPDEKKQFELRWPFGGAVTQQDGATHPATFVNPIGS
- a CDS encoding serine hydrolase, with amino-acid sequence MGESAAGGDISRRRLGGGVLALGGALVLAALPAGPAAAAEGAGVRDARGRGSRSRRTTLRHGSAEQAGLLSAHLDQLVKDAETFLGPSPTHPWYAGAVLLAGRGGTVALHRPIGRAVRYAAYDETSDTGVEFPADRQIPTAEDTVYDLASVTKLFTSLLAVQQIERGALDATAKVASYIPEFAAAGKQDVTVRQLLTHTSGFRATLALYKEQTRDARLRLLWNEAPINAPGTAYLYSDLNLISLQLVLESITGSTLDVLLREGITDPLGMDRTRYNPPAAWKPKIAATEDARLPWSGLDRGLVWGEVHDENAYSFGGVAGHAGIFSCAWDLAVLARTLLNGGAYGKARILRSDSVDLLFTDFNSAFPGDNHGLGFELYQHWYMGAMATPRTAGHTGFTGTSLVLDPSTDSFLIVLGNSVHPVRNWRSGSAPRVAAANHLARAVPVPPAQGRTAWFSGMASATTATLTLPPLTPPSARTHLTASLWWDTEPHSDFLFLECAADSGAAWQPVPFSTTRRGGAPEPHPTGSLDGWSGRVWHRLDADLAAWHGKEVRLRWRCTTDPLYVGRGVYVDGVMVEDGRRTVFDEARPGDAARIEAAGWTRSED
- a CDS encoding calcium:proton antiporter — encoded protein: MSTGTAALTRQWTIWVPLVAVVALAVAWGRDLPGFAVALVALCLAGAVLAAVHHAEVIAHRVGEPFGSLVLAVAVTIIEVALIVTLMADGGTKYSALARDTVFAAVMITCNGIVGISLLVGAVRRRVAVFNAEGSGTALSAVAALAALTLVLPTFTTSRPGREFSGPQLTFAAIASICLYGLFVAVQTVRHRDYFLPVTQEGTIQDSGGHAPPPGRVAALWSLALLLVALIAVVGNAKAISPTLETGVEAAGLPHAVVGVIIALLVLLPETLAAVRAARRDRVQTSLNLALGSAMASIGLTIPAIALASVWLTGPLLLGLDATHMVLLVLTVLVGALTIVPGRATLMQGGIHLAVFAAFVFLAISP
- a CDS encoding acyl-CoA synthetase, translated to MTAARSNTVDGILRRSARRVPGRTAVRYGNRSWTYAALDEAVTTAAAVLAGHGLRPGSRVASYGHNSDAYLIGFLACARAGLVHVPVNQNLTGDDLAYILGQSGSALVLTDPDLAVRVPGELPVRLLRDSDDSLLAELGTPRPFDPEPAPESEDLVQLLYTSGTTALPKGAMMTHRALVHEYVSAIHALDLRETDRPVHSLPLYHSAQLHVFLLPYLAVGAENTILDAPDAATIFDLAEAGRADSLFAPPTVWIGLANHPDFASRDLGGLRKAFYGASIMPVPVLERLRERLPGLAFYNCFGQSEIGPLATVLGPDEHRGRMDSCGRPVLFVEARVVDEDGKETPDGTAGEVVYRSPQLCEGYWGKPEETAEAFRDGWFHSGDLAVRDAEGYFTVVDRVKDVINSGGVLVASRQVEDALYTHPAVAEAAVVGLPDERWIEAVTAVVVTRHQVTEDELVLHAREMLPHFKAPKRILFVDSLPRNASGKILKRELRDRFADPQPS